Proteins encoded within one genomic window of Triticum aestivum cultivar Chinese Spring chromosome 2D, IWGSC CS RefSeq v2.1, whole genome shotgun sequence:
- the LOC123051516 gene encoding uncharacterized protein has product MSDDGFLESLFGKFYHDESLRPPPESGDGEAEDDSWDWHEALVDNAAYMIYERNHTTAQCPVSRKVRGGGVKQDFLQVTFCLSQPPHISYFCMSYTSRDPSQFRCEPTIFATEGNLAVIGLIHNWTLQNSPSCVYFVYRAPILGSQFPQLTLLPHPPSEVFPEQYESECQLGHNEIGILRYRSNSASKHLPFTPPTPTLSHNPAPALSRRRKSHTTGDDYDAYKIATLCYYGTNQYVLYIYDSVADAWSRTPTAFPRPQDAPPEHLCNRVITVGGAMGWVDLWHGILLCDVHVPSPAEEEESPGPRLLHYVPLPEPMQPDNDLRLHGFSSFFRDIAVVNGRIKFVDLQLHASPGSRTPNGWTAVTWSMAPGDSGFSKDGELNSCDLVNPMEPSLFVAHPTLSSHHDGVLYLMTKASMDDSVSQVIAVNMKNKEIERTAKYTTHREACMDFAYTRAIISNFLAPDSKGTTKRPGSVLQGSFRKKLPVINPSTHLPTMGDEGDAMDLE; this is encoded by the exons ATGTCAGACGACGGTTTTCTTGAATCTTTGTTCGGCAAGTTCTATCACGACGAGTCCCTGCGTCCTCCGCCGGAAAGCGGCGATGGGGAAGCCGAGGATGATTCCTGGGACTGGCATGAAGCCCTCGTCGACAACGCCGCCTACATGATCTACGAGCGTAACCACACCACTGCCCAGTGTCCCGTCTCCAGGAAAGTAAGGGGCGGCGGTGTCAAGCAGGATTTTCTGCAGGTCACTTTCTGCCTCTCCCAACCACCTCATATTTCATACTTCTGCATGTCCTACACAAGCAGGGACCCCAGCCAGTTCCGCTGCGAGCCTACCATCTTCGCAACGGAGGGTAACCTCGCCGTCATCGGCCTGATACACAACTGGACCCTGCAGAACTCCCCAAGCTGCGTCTATTTCGTTTACCGCGCCCCAATCCTTGGCAGTCAGTTTCCTCAGCTCACACTGCTTCCGCACCCCCCCAGCGAGGTGTTTCCGGAGCAGTATGAATCTGAATGCCAATTGGGTCATAACGAAATTGGCATCCTGCGCTACCGGTCCAATAGCGCCAGCAAGCATCTCCCTTTCACACCGCCCACCCCCACCCTCTCTCACAACCCTGCCCCCGCCCTTTCCCGCCGTCGCAAATCCCACACCACCGGCGACGACTATGATGCCTACAAGATCGCAACGCTTTGCTATTATGGTACTAATCAGTACGTTCTCTACATCTACGATTCCGTCGCTGACGCTTGGAGCCGCACACCCACGGCCTTTCCACGGCCGCAGGACGCTCCCCCCGAGCATCTCTGCAACAGGGTCATCACCGTAGGAGGCGCCATGGGCTGGGTCGACCTCTGGCATGGCATACTCCTTTGTGACGTGCATGTCCCCTCTCCTGCTGAGGAGGAGGAATCCCCCGGCCCTAGGCTGCTCCACTACGTACCGCTGCCGGAGCCAATGCAGCCGGACAACGACCTCCGTCTTCATGGCTTCTCCTCCTTCTTCCGGGACATCGCCGTGGTGAATGGTCGGATCAAGTTCGTCGACCTTCAGCTCCATGCCAGCCCGGGCTCGCGCACCCCGAATGGTTGGACGGCCGTCACATGGAGCATGGCGCCTGGTGATTCGGGTTTCAGCAAGGACGGAGAACTTAATTCCTGTGATTTGGTCAACCCCATGGAGCCGTCCCTGTTTGTTGCTCACCCCACGCTCAGCTCCCATCATGATGGTGTTCTCTACCTGATGACCAAGGCCAGCATGGATGATAGTGTGTCACAGGTGATTGCTGTTAACATGAAGAACAAGGAGATAGAGCGAACCGCAAAATACACCACACACAGAGAAGCTTGTATGGACTTTGCGTACACGCGCGCAATCATCTCTAACTTTCTCGCTCCAG ATTCGAAGGGCACCACAAAGCGACCAGGGTCGGTGTTGCAGGGATCCTTTCGGAAGAAGCTGCCTGTGATcaatcccagcacccatcttcctACGATGGGTGATGAAGGGGATGCTATGGACTTGGAATGA